The Saccharopolyspora gregorii genomic interval TGCAGTCGATGGAGCGGGCGAGGGCCTTCGCCAGCGAGGTCTTGCCGACGCCGGGCACGTCCTCCACCAGGAGGTGGCCTTCGGCGAGCATGGTCACCAGCGCGATCCGGACCACGTCGGGCTTGCCGACGAGGACCTGCTCGACGTTGGCGGCGATGCGCTGCACGGTGCCGTGCAGCGCGGCGATCGTCGCGGGTTCGGACTCCCGCACGTACCCGCCGCTGCCGCGGGAAGCCGCGTCGGCGTGCCCGCCACCGGCGAACGCGGTGCCGGACGTGGGCATGTTGGGCGTCACGAAACCTCCAGGTGTTCGCTGAGCGCCGCGGCGGGCCGCCGTCCGCGTCGACGAGGGCCGCCGACTCCGTCGACCGGTGACGGGGGCTCGGCGATCGCGCGCTCAGGTGCCTCCGCAGTGTGCCAAACCGCAGGCGGCCGCCGTACCGGTGCCGGTGGCCTGGGGCGTTCCCCACGTTCCCCCACCGGAGCCCCCGGACGCCCCGCTCGCGGCCGGCCGGTCGGCGTTCCGGCTCGCCGGGCGGCCTGCCGGCGGGTGCGCCGGGCCCGGCTCCCCCACCCGCCCCCCACCCGGGGCGGCTTTCCTTCAGAGGGCCGCTAGCTGGGCAAACGTCCGACTCGCCGCGGCGTGTCGGACGGTGTTCCAGGTTGACGGTGGAGTGGAGTGGGGTACTGTGGCGCTCGGTGGGGCAGACGGGGGCTCCGCCCGGCTCCGGGGAGTCCGGGGTGGTCGGCAGCGCCGGTCTCCCGGCAGGACGGAGTCGTCGGACCCGGAGCGGTCCGGGAGGGGGAGGTGGACCGGGATGTTCCTCGGCACCCACAACCCCAAGCTCGACGACAAAGGGCGTTTGACGCTGCCGGCGAAGTACCGGGACGCACTGGCAGGGGGGCTGATGGTCACCAAAGGACAGGACCACTGCCTGTACGTCTTCCCGCGCGCCGAGTTCGAGCAGATGGCCCGCAAGGTCGCCGAGGCCCCGCTGACCAACGAGTCCGTCCGCGCCTACCAGCGGTACCTGTTCGCGGGCACCGACGAGCAGCGCCCGGACGGGCAGGGGCGGATCCCGATCGCGGCAGAGCTGCGCCGGTACGCGGGCCTGGAGAAGGAATGCGTGGTCATCGGCGCGATCAACCGGCTGGAGATCTGGAACTCCGAGAGCTGGCAGAGCTACCTCGACGCGCACGAGGAGAGCTACGCGCAAGCCCGGGAGGAGGTCCTGCCCGGGATCTTCTGACCGTCCCGGTGGCGTGAGGCCTCGGTCCGCTCACGTGTCCTGGTGCACCTTCCCCGGCGCCAGAACACCCGGAGCGGACTGGGACCTGGGGCCACCGGTCGCGGTGGATCTCGACGGACGGACGTCGTCCACAACGGACAGCAGTGGCCGCCGCGCTCCGGGAGCGCGGCGGTGGTGATCGGGCCGGTGCGCGCACCGGCCCGGCTCGTACCGGCGGGAGCCGGAACGGGCGGCAGGGCCCGCCGGGGAGGGCGGGGAGGACCGGGCCGGGGCGAACCCGGACCAGGACGAAGGAGCGCGGTGGCCGTGAACGGTTCGCGGGAGGGAGGGACCGCCGTGGCGGAGGACGACGTGCCGGAGGGCACCGGCGGGGGTTCCGCCCGGGACCGGCACGTGCCGGTCGCGCTGGACCGGACGCTGGAACTGCTGGCGCCCGCGCTGTCGCGCGGCCCGGCGGTCGTGGTGGACGCGACGCTCGGCATGGGCGGCCACGCCGAGGCGCTGCTGAGCGCGCACCCCGAACTCACCCTCGTCGGGCTCGACCGGGACCCGCAGGCGCTGCGGCTCGCGGGGGAGCGGCTCGCCGCCCACCGGGACCGGCTGCACCTCGTGCACGCCGTCTACGACGAGTGGGCCGACGTCCTCGACGACCTCGGGCTGCCCGCGGTGGACGGGGCGCTGTTCGACCTCGGCGTGTCCTCGTTGCAGCTCGACGAGGCCGACCGCGGGTTCGCGTACGCGCAGGACGCGCCGCTGGACATGCGGATGGACCCGGGCGCGGAGCGCACCGCGGCCGACGTGCTCAACACCTACCCGCCCGGCGAGCTGGCGCGGATCCTGCGCCAGTACGGCGAGGAGCGGTTCGCCTCGAAGATCGCGGGCGCGATCGCGCGGGAACGGGCCAAGGAACCCTTCGCGAACAGCGACCGCCTGGTCCAGCTGCTCTACGACACCGTTCCCGCGGCCAGCCGCCGCACCGGCGGGCACCCCGCCAAGCGCACCTTCCAGGCGCTGCGCATCGAGGTCAACGCCGAACTGGACGTGCTCGGCCGGGCGCTGCCCGCGGCGCTCGACTCGCTCGCGCCCGGCGGGCGGATCGTCGTGCTCGCCTACCACTCGCTGGAGGACCGCATCGTCAAGCGCGGGCTGGCCGAGCGCGCCACCTCCCGCACCCCGGTCGACCTGCCGGTGGAACTGCCCGGGCACGGACCCGAACTGCGGCTGCTCACCCGCGGCGCCGAACTCGCCGGTGAACAGGAACGCGCGGACAACCCGCGGGCCGCCTCGGTGCGGCTGCGCGCCGCCGAACGGATCAAGGAGTCGGCATGACGGCACCCGCACGCGCCAAGACCTCGGCCTCGCGCACCGGCTCCGCCGCGAAGAAGAAGGAGCCGGCGAAGCGGAAGGCGGCCTCGACCACCGCGACGGCGCCGCAGACCAAGACGCAGAAGAAGACCCCGGCGAAGGCGCGCGGCCGGTCCGCCGCCGCCGAACGCGCCTACGCGCGCCGCGAGGAGCGCCGGGACCGCACTTCCCGGGAGACCGCGGAGCGCAGGCCGCGCCGCCAGCGCCAAGCCGCCGAGCAGCGCCAGCCGCGGCAATGGCGGCTCGCCGCGGTGCGTCCGCGCGCCCGCCAGCTGCAGGCGAAGGTCGCGACCTCGCGGGTCCCGCTCGTGGTGGCCGTGATGGCGGTGCTCGGCGTCGGGCTGGTGGCGACGCTGTCGCTGTCGATCGCCGCCGTCGGCGGTTCGTACCAGCTGCAGCAGGTCGAGCAAGAGGTCACCGCGCTCAACGAGCACCGGGAACAGCTGCTGCGCGAGGTCAG includes:
- the mraZ gene encoding division/cell wall cluster transcriptional repressor MraZ — encoded protein: MFLGTHNPKLDDKGRLTLPAKYRDALAGGLMVTKGQDHCLYVFPRAEFEQMARKVAEAPLTNESVRAYQRYLFAGTDEQRPDGQGRIPIAAELRRYAGLEKECVVIGAINRLEIWNSESWQSYLDAHEESYAQAREEVLPGIF
- the rsmH gene encoding 16S rRNA (cytosine(1402)-N(4))-methyltransferase RsmH produces the protein MAEDDVPEGTGGGSARDRHVPVALDRTLELLAPALSRGPAVVVDATLGMGGHAEALLSAHPELTLVGLDRDPQALRLAGERLAAHRDRLHLVHAVYDEWADVLDDLGLPAVDGALFDLGVSSLQLDEADRGFAYAQDAPLDMRMDPGAERTAADVLNTYPPGELARILRQYGEERFASKIAGAIARERAKEPFANSDRLVQLLYDTVPAASRRTGGHPAKRTFQALRIEVNAELDVLGRALPAALDSLAPGGRIVVLAYHSLEDRIVKRGLAERATSRTPVDLPVELPGHGPELRLLTRGAELAGEQERADNPRAASVRLRAAERIKESA